One Nocardioides aromaticivorans genomic window carries:
- a CDS encoding FAD-binding oxidoreductase — protein MEADNAVVAAVRELVDTLPAGVVVTGAAEMEKYREDFARDGSAGSPLAVVRAEDAAQVQEAVRWAARHRIPVVPRGAGTGLSGGSSAVDGGITISLDRMRSITVDPASQVAVVEPGALNAEVKHAAAEHGLWYPPDPSSYEICSIGGNLATNAGGLCCVKYGVTTDYVLGMDVVLADGTLVRMGGKQIKDVAGLSLMKLFVGSEGTLGVITRAVLRLIPAQLAGATLVASFPSMTDASRAVVAIRGRIRCSMLELMDGVTINAVEDWRSHGLDRSAGALLIAQSDAPGQACAGEVEVIRACCEAAGAAEVFTTTDQEEAALFVAARRNAFLAVEQRGSVLFEDVGVPIPQLPDLVDGIARIAEDCGVEIALVAHAGDGNTHPLVVYDASDPASVAGARRAFDGVMSLAIGLGGTITGEHGVGRAKKASLPDQLGPDLMALNRRIKHALDPDGILNPGAVL, from the coding sequence ATGGAGGCCGACAACGCCGTCGTGGCTGCCGTGCGCGAGCTGGTCGACACCCTGCCTGCCGGCGTGGTGGTGACCGGTGCCGCCGAGATGGAGAAGTACCGCGAGGACTTCGCCCGCGACGGGTCGGCGGGGTCGCCGCTCGCCGTGGTCCGCGCCGAGGACGCCGCGCAGGTGCAGGAGGCGGTGCGGTGGGCGGCCCGGCACCGCATCCCCGTCGTCCCGCGCGGCGCCGGGACCGGGCTGTCCGGCGGCTCGTCCGCCGTGGACGGCGGCATCACGATCTCGCTCGACCGGATGCGGTCGATCACGGTCGACCCCGCGAGCCAGGTCGCCGTCGTCGAGCCGGGCGCCCTCAACGCCGAGGTCAAGCACGCCGCCGCGGAGCACGGCCTGTGGTACCCACCCGACCCGTCGTCGTACGAGATCTGTTCGATCGGCGGCAACCTCGCCACCAACGCTGGCGGCCTGTGCTGCGTGAAGTACGGCGTCACCACCGACTACGTCCTGGGCATGGACGTCGTGCTCGCCGACGGCACCCTGGTCCGGATGGGCGGCAAGCAGATCAAGGACGTCGCCGGCCTCTCGCTGATGAAGCTCTTCGTCGGGAGCGAGGGCACGCTCGGCGTGATCACCCGGGCGGTGCTGCGGCTGATCCCCGCCCAGCTCGCGGGCGCGACCCTGGTGGCGAGCTTCCCGTCGATGACCGACGCGTCGCGGGCCGTGGTCGCGATCCGCGGCCGGATCCGCTGCTCGATGCTCGAGCTGATGGACGGCGTCACCATCAACGCCGTCGAGGACTGGCGCTCCCACGGGCTCGACCGGTCGGCCGGAGCGCTCCTCATCGCCCAGTCCGACGCGCCGGGCCAGGCCTGCGCCGGCGAGGTCGAGGTGATCCGCGCGTGCTGCGAGGCCGCCGGGGCCGCGGAGGTCTTCACCACCACCGACCAGGAGGAGGCCGCCCTCTTCGTGGCCGCGCGCCGCAACGCCTTCCTCGCCGTGGAGCAGCGCGGCAGCGTGCTCTTCGAGGACGTCGGCGTCCCGATCCCCCAGCTGCCCGACCTGGTCGACGGGATCGCGCGGATCGCCGAGGACTGCGGTGTCGAGATCGCCCTCGTGGCCCACGCCGGCGACGGCAACACCCACCCCCTCGTCGTGTACGACGCCAGCGACCCGGCCTCGGTCGCCGGCGCCCGACGGGCGTTCGACGGGGTGATGTCCCTCGCCATCGGGCTCGGCGGCACGATCACCGGCGAGCACGGCGTGGGCCGGGCCAAGAAGGCCTCGCTCCCCGACCAGCTCGGGCCCGACCTGATGGCGCTGAACCGGCGGATCAAGCACGCCCTCGACCCGGACGGCATCCTCAACCCCGGCGCCGTGCTCTGA
- a CDS encoding succinate dehydrogenase cytochrome b subunit, with protein sequence MATTTRPELVKGSRAARTTIALKILMAVSGLLFIGFVLGHMYGNLKAFSGEESFNEYAHHLRELGTPMLPYEGFLWIMRVGLLAALVVHVGSAIALWQRAAKARPVKYVAKKNRGSSISSRTMRWGGLTLLLFIVWHLLNFTIVKINPSNGDTGSDNPYALVVDTFDLWWMTIIYLVAMVALALHLHHGTFSSLQTLGLTNSATSRARARAAGWVVAIVVAGGFSLVPLSVLVGIIEK encoded by the coding sequence GTGGCAACGACGACGCGACCTGAACTGGTCAAGGGCTCCCGTGCAGCCCGCACGACCATCGCCCTCAAAATCCTGATGGCCGTGAGCGGCCTGCTGTTCATCGGCTTCGTGCTGGGGCACATGTACGGCAACCTCAAGGCCTTCTCCGGCGAGGAGTCCTTCAACGAGTACGCGCACCACCTGCGCGAGCTCGGGACGCCGATGCTCCCCTACGAGGGCTTCCTCTGGATCATGCGGGTCGGGCTGCTCGCCGCCCTCGTCGTCCACGTGGGCTCCGCCATCGCGCTCTGGCAGCGCGCGGCCAAGGCCCGGCCGGTGAAGTACGTCGCGAAGAAGAACCGCGGGTCCTCGATCTCCTCGCGCACGATGCGCTGGGGCGGCCTGACCCTGCTGCTGTTCATCGTCTGGCACCTGCTCAACTTCACGATCGTCAAGATCAACCCGAGCAACGGCGACACCGGCAGCGACAACCCCTACGCACTGGTCGTCGACACCTTCGACCTGTGGTGGATGACGATCATCTACCTGGTCGCGATGGTCGCCCTCGCGCTGCACCTGCACCACGGGACGTTCAGCTCGCTGCAGACGCTCGGCCTCACCAACTCCGCCACGTCCCGCGCCCGCGCGCGCGCCGCCGGCTGGGTCGTGGCGATCGTCGTCGCCGGCGGATTCTCGCTGGTCCCGCTGTCCGTGCTCGTCGGCATCATCGAGAAGTAA
- a CDS encoding fumarate reductase/succinate dehydrogenase flavoprotein subunit — protein sequence MAAGTHYLPGLTPTNEPSVQKSDDAAGFYELGDKLVDAKAPTGPIEERWTTRKFENRLVNPANRRKLDIIIVGTGLAGGAAAATLGEAGYNVKSFCYQDSPRRAHSIAAQGGINAAKNYKEDGDSTYRLFYDTVKGGDYRARESNVYRLAEESANIIDQCVAQGVPFAREYGGLLDNRSFGGVQVSRTFYARGQTGQQLLLGAYQAMERQVAAGTVEAFTRHEMLELIVVDGKARGIVARDMVTGDIETHLADVVVLASGGYGNVFYLSTNAMGSNVTAAWRAHRKGAYMANPCYTQIHPTCIPVSGGHQSKLTLMSESLRNDGRIWVPKNVADCEKDPRQIPEADRDYFLERIYPSFGNLVPRDIASRAAKYMCDEGRGVGPEIEELQPDGTTKKVRRGVYLDFKDAIERLGKHGVEEKYDNLLDMYERITGENPYEVPMRIYPAVHYVMGGLWVDYELQSNIEGLFVTGEANFSDHGANRLGASALMQGLADGYFVLPNTIREYLADGPFEKVDESNPAVVEALQSVKERVEKFLSINGTRSVESYHKELGSIMWEYCGMERTEEGLKLAIQKIRDLRADFWTNVKVLGSADNINQDLEKAGRVADFLELGELMCIDALNRRESCGGHFRAESQTEDGEALRHDDEFAYVAAWEWGGDSNDGGQPVLHKEDLIYTAIEMKQRSYK from the coding sequence ATGGCTGCAGGAACCCACTACCTCCCTGGTCTGACCCCGACCAACGAGCCGTCGGTGCAGAAGTCCGACGACGCCGCCGGCTTCTACGAGCTCGGCGACAAGCTGGTCGACGCCAAGGCCCCCACCGGCCCGATCGAAGAGCGCTGGACGACGCGCAAGTTCGAGAACCGCCTGGTCAACCCGGCCAACCGCCGCAAGCTCGACATCATCATCGTCGGCACCGGCCTGGCCGGTGGCGCCGCCGCCGCCACGCTCGGCGAGGCCGGCTACAACGTGAAGTCGTTCTGCTACCAGGACTCCCCGCGCCGCGCGCACTCGATCGCCGCCCAGGGTGGCATCAACGCGGCCAAGAACTACAAGGAGGACGGCGACTCGACGTACCGCCTCTTCTACGACACGGTCAAGGGCGGCGACTACCGCGCCCGGGAGTCGAATGTCTACCGCCTCGCCGAGGAGTCGGCGAACATCATCGACCAGTGCGTCGCGCAGGGCGTCCCGTTCGCCCGTGAGTACGGCGGCCTGCTCGACAACCGCTCCTTCGGCGGTGTCCAGGTGTCGCGCACCTTCTACGCCCGCGGCCAGACGGGCCAGCAGCTGCTGCTCGGCGCCTACCAGGCCATGGAGCGCCAGGTCGCGGCCGGCACCGTCGAGGCGTTCACCCGCCACGAGATGCTCGAGCTGATCGTCGTCGACGGCAAGGCCCGCGGCATCGTCGCGCGCGACATGGTCACCGGTGACATCGAGACCCACCTCGCCGACGTCGTCGTCCTCGCCTCGGGCGGCTACGGCAACGTCTTCTACCTCTCGACCAACGCGATGGGCTCCAATGTCACCGCCGCGTGGCGTGCACACCGCAAGGGCGCCTACATGGCCAACCCCTGCTACACGCAGATCCACCCCACCTGCATCCCGGTCTCCGGGGGCCACCAGTCGAAGCTGACCCTGATGTCGGAGTCGCTGCGCAACGACGGCCGGATCTGGGTCCCGAAGAACGTCGCGGACTGCGAGAAGGACCCGCGCCAGATCCCCGAGGCCGACCGCGACTACTTCCTCGAGCGGATCTACCCGTCCTTCGGCAACCTGGTCCCCCGCGACATCGCCTCGCGCGCGGCGAAGTACATGTGCGACGAGGGCCGCGGCGTCGGACCCGAGATCGAGGAGCTGCAGCCCGACGGCACGACCAAGAAGGTCCGCCGCGGCGTCTACCTCGACTTCAAGGACGCCATCGAGCGCCTCGGCAAGCACGGCGTCGAGGAGAAGTACGACAACCTCCTCGACATGTACGAGCGGATCACGGGCGAGAACCCGTACGAGGTGCCGATGCGCATCTACCCCGCCGTGCACTACGTCATGGGCGGCCTGTGGGTCGACTACGAGCTGCAGTCCAACATCGAGGGCCTGTTCGTCACCGGTGAGGCCAACTTCTCCGACCACGGCGCCAACCGCCTCGGCGCCTCGGCGCTGATGCAGGGCCTGGCCGACGGCTACTTCGTCCTCCCGAACACCATCCGCGAGTACCTCGCCGACGGCCCCTTCGAGAAGGTCGACGAGAGCAACCCGGCCGTGGTCGAGGCGCTGCAGTCCGTCAAGGAGCGGGTCGAGAAGTTCCTGTCGATCAACGGCACCCGCTCGGTCGAGAGCTACCACAAGGAGCTCGGCTCCATCATGTGGGAGTACTGCGGCATGGAGCGCACCGAGGAGGGCCTCAAGCTGGCCATCCAGAAGATCCGCGACCTGCGCGCCGACTTCTGGACCAACGTCAAGGTGCTCGGCTCGGCCGACAACATCAACCAGGACCTCGAGAAGGCCGGCCGCGTCGCCGACTTCCTCGAGCTGGGCGAGCTCATGTGCATCGACGCGCTCAACCGGCGCGAGTCCTGCGGCGGCCACTTCCGGGCCGAGTCGCAGACCGAGGACGGCGAGGCGCTGCGCCACGACGACGAGTTCGCGTACGTCGCGGCCTGGGAGTGGGGCGGCGACTCGAACGACGGCGGCCAGCCGGTCCTGCACAAGGAAGACCTGATCTACACGGCCATCGAGATGAAGCAGAGGTCCTACAAGTGA
- a CDS encoding succinate dehydrogenase/fumarate reductase iron-sulfur subunit: protein MKLTLKIWRQENPTATGAIHTYELDGVSKDMSFLEMLDLLNEQLVTSGEEPVAFDSDCREGICGMCSLMINGEAHGPEVTTTCQLHMRSFNDGDTITIEPWRAEPFPVLKDLVVDRSAFDRIIQAGGYISANTGSAPEANSVPAPRDKAMRAFNVATCIGCGACVAACPNGSASLFMGAKITHLGELPQGQPERWSRVVDMVGQHDHEGFGGCTNIGECAAACPKEIPLDVISQLNKDLRTALKNGH from the coding sequence GTGAAGCTCACTCTGAAGATCTGGCGGCAGGAGAACCCCACCGCCACGGGTGCGATCCACACGTACGAGCTCGACGGCGTCTCGAAGGACATGTCCTTCCTGGAGATGCTCGACCTGCTCAACGAGCAGCTCGTCACCAGCGGCGAGGAGCCGGTCGCGTTCGACTCCGACTGTCGCGAGGGCATCTGCGGCATGTGCTCGCTGATGATCAACGGCGAGGCGCACGGCCCGGAGGTCACCACGACCTGCCAGCTGCACATGCGCTCGTTCAACGACGGCGACACCATCACCATCGAGCCGTGGCGTGCCGAGCCCTTCCCGGTCCTCAAGGACCTGGTCGTGGACCGCTCCGCCTTCGACCGGATCATCCAGGCCGGCGGCTACATCTCCGCCAACACCGGCTCGGCCCCCGAGGCCAACTCGGTGCCGGCGCCGCGCGACAAGGCGATGCGGGCGTTCAACGTCGCGACCTGCATCGGCTGCGGCGCGTGCGTCGCGGCGTGCCCCAACGGCTCGGCCTCGCTGTTCATGGGTGCCAAGATCACCCACCTCGGTGAGCTGCCGCAGGGCCAGCCCGAGCGCTGGTCGCGCGTCGTCGACATGGTCGGCCAGCACGACCACGAGGGCTTCGGCGGCTGCACCAACATCGGTGAGTGCGCGGCCGCGTGCCCCAAGGAGATCCCGCTCGACGTGATCTCGCAGCTCAACAAGGACCTGCGCACCGCGCTGAAGAACGGTCACTGA
- a CDS encoding adenylate/guanylate cyclase domain-containing protein, whose product MGLKTISSWLQEQHGQLHMARWMLEFDDHEAEREFAGYDDVRGLNEGRFALGIGILFTTVYGVVDVLVLDRLVPEVALVRLAVVLLFLGALVVTGRAIWVARQLQLASALLLTATLLLLGTAMGQVADFPIEYLRTSCTVTLLGAVGLLRLRMHAVMAMTAVYIAVCLSLPGALGGVDTLARNVAPTLGLASIAVLIGYSLEKLRRTDYLRQQEVEMEQARSDELLHNVLPATIAQRLRSEPGAIADSAPEVSVLFSDIVGFTPVSESLTPEALVQLLDTMFREFDELCERRGIEKIKTVGDAYMAVAGLPLPDADHAASLAELALDMQRTLTRLSPEWPSPIAMRIGIASGPVVAGVIGRRKFTYDLWGDTVNTASRMESHGRPHRIQVSAATHALLESRYAFSEPQTIEVKGKGPMTTYFLLGAS is encoded by the coding sequence GTGGGGCTCAAGACGATCAGCAGTTGGCTGCAGGAGCAGCACGGACAGCTGCACATGGCCCGCTGGATGCTCGAGTTCGACGACCACGAGGCCGAGCGCGAGTTCGCCGGGTACGACGACGTCCGCGGCCTCAACGAGGGTCGCTTCGCCCTCGGCATCGGCATCCTCTTCACGACCGTGTACGGCGTCGTGGACGTGCTCGTGCTCGACCGGCTGGTGCCGGAGGTGGCCCTGGTCCGGCTCGCCGTCGTCCTGCTCTTCCTCGGCGCCCTCGTGGTCACCGGTCGCGCGATCTGGGTCGCCCGGCAGCTCCAGCTCGCCTCGGCGCTCCTGCTGACCGCGACGCTGCTCCTCCTCGGGACGGCGATGGGCCAGGTCGCGGACTTCCCCATCGAGTACCTCCGCACCTCCTGCACGGTCACCCTGCTCGGCGCCGTCGGGCTGCTCCGCCTGCGCATGCACGCCGTGATGGCGATGACGGCGGTCTACATCGCGGTGTGCCTGAGCCTGCCGGGCGCGCTGGGCGGTGTCGACACACTGGCCCGGAACGTGGCCCCCACCCTGGGCCTCGCGTCGATCGCGGTGCTGATCGGCTACTCCTTGGAGAAGCTGCGGCGTACCGACTACCTGCGCCAGCAGGAGGTCGAGATGGAGCAGGCCCGCTCCGACGAGCTGCTGCACAACGTGCTGCCGGCGACGATCGCCCAGCGCCTGCGCTCCGAGCCGGGCGCGATCGCCGACTCCGCGCCCGAGGTCAGCGTGCTCTTCTCCGACATCGTCGGCTTCACGCCGGTCTCGGAGTCACTGACACCCGAGGCGCTCGTCCAGCTGCTCGACACCATGTTCCGCGAGTTCGACGAGCTGTGCGAGCGACGCGGGATCGAGAAGATCAAGACCGTCGGCGACGCCTACATGGCGGTCGCCGGACTCCCCCTGCCCGACGCCGACCACGCCGCCTCCCTCGCCGAGCTCGCCCTCGACATGCAGCGCACGCTCACCCGCCTCTCCCCCGAGTGGCCGAGCCCGATCGCGATGCGGATCGGCATCGCCTCCGGTCCGGTCGTCGCGGGCGTGATCGGCCGCCGCAAGTTCACCTACGACCTGTGGGGCGACACGGTGAACACCGCCAGCCGGATGGAGTCGCACGGTCGCCCGCACCGCATCCAGGTCTCCGCGGCGACGCACGCGCTCCTCGAGAGCCGCTACGCCTTCAGCGAGCCGCAGACGATCGAGGTCAAGGGCAAGGGCCCGATGACGACGTACTTCCTGCTCGGGGCCTCCTGA